ttcaacaggtcatatcttctcgctcgcaacgagttaaatttttccgacaccatccttaaactcgaaataatttgatgaacacaatgtcactaactatacgcaaaacagacactttttaaaaaacgctaaatatttagggtacttttcatatatatgttaatttttcactcgcaggctccgtaactaaacacaataaaatacattaaaaatcgaactccCGACGCAAAGCGAGGATTCGAAAACTAgtttaaacataaaaaaaaaaaacctttttttCTAAGTTAATTGATGTATAATGTTACTAGTGGTACTAGGTACTAGTACTAGTACTAGTATTCTTTAATCTCAAAGCAAAAGGGGTAAAATTTGACATCAAGAAAAGATAAAGGACCAAAAGTAGCATACAATGAAACAAAAAGCGTTAGGAGGACTCACAAAACCCTAGCCAGCGCCTAGCACTACCATTCCTCATCCAGAAAAAAATCACTTCTTTAACTTCGATCTGAACATCTTCTAGAAAAACAAAGCTTCAAAATTCAACCATGGCGATGGCTAAGTACGATTTAACACCACGAATTGCACCAAATCTCGACAGGCATCTGGTGTTTCCGCTGTTAGAATTCACTCAAGAACGCGAGCTTTACCCTAACGATCAGATTTTGGCCGCTAAAATCGAGCTTTTAAACAACACTAATATGGTCGATTACGCTATGGATATTCACAAGTCTCTTTATCACACTGAAGATGTTCCCCAAggtattaattaaaataattatatctATTTTTATTTATGCGTGTGATTTCGCGTTATACATGACTCTGAAATTGTACTAATGTTATTAGGTACATTTAGtgctttttatctttttttttttaatgtatgTGAATTTTTTTCGAAGGTTGGAATGTGCACAATCTGTTAGGTTTTTGATGagattgttaatataaaaattaagTAATACTGCAATCAATCTAAACAAAAATAGGTGGGCACaagatgtgtttttttttttttgttaaattgaTCTCAAATTCTTTGTTACTAAGCTAATTTTGTTTTTGTATTATGTTGAAAAGGTGTGAATTTGTATTAAGTTGTATGTGAGATATTTTGGTTTTACTTTAGGTCATTTTTTGGATTTATTATATTCTGAATGTAGGTAAGGTTAACTTTTTTTAAGTGTGGGTATACGTTATGCACTCCGTCTGTGTACGCTTTCGGGTTAAACATGTTCTGTATTTATGTTTGAagatggcgtctcaattttatttttagttttattttatttttaaattttttttcctacttattggccggaggtccactcggaagcaatctctctatacaTTGAATagggagagggatgactttctctacttttgagagtgttttcactctgggtggagaaatgactcgtCTTTATTCTCGAATAGGGGAACCCATACACTACTcacgtggtattgggttttgttgttgttgttgttgttgttgttgttgttgttgtaataacAAATCATATGGTTATGTTAACTAATGGTATGGGGCCTTGTTAACAGATATGGTGGACAGGAGAATAGAGGTGGTTGCAAGGTTGAAGTCTTTGGAGGAGGCAGCAGCCCCATTGGTTACATTTTTGCAGAATCCAAATTCAGTTGAAGAGTTGAGGGCTGACAAGCAGTATAACCTACAGATGCTCAATGACCGTTATCAGGTAACTTCCACTTTTTATATCTACTATTTTTCATTATCTAATTGTTATGTAGTAAACATACTTGTTGAGAAATACAGTATATGACTGTATAAATTACTAATAATTTGTAGGCTACTTTGAATGGGTGAACAGTTTTTGCTATTGCAAATATGTTCTGTTTATGTGTAGGCATCCTTCAAATAAATTGTTATAATTTTGCTGGTTTTATGTTGAACTTGTGGAGCTTTAGGTAATACGTGCCACAatcattataattttaatattaagtgtcTGTCGGTTTGTTGTTGAACTTGTGGTCTTGTGGAGCTTTAGGTAACATATAATTGCCACAATCACTGTAACCAAAAACTCTGTTAAAGTAGCCAATATGTTATAGTTTACTTTTCTTGAATGCATTGACGTTTAAAGCTCCCAAATTTAGTTGTAACGTATAAATTAGAACGGACGTGGTTTTAAATGCTTTATCCTTATCTTTATTGAACATTTCTATAGCTTTTAACATATGTTTTTCATCTAGACATCCACTTAATTGTGTCATTTTGTTTTGCTTTAATGAATCACGAGTCCCCTGACATAGTTCTTGGCAGTTACTTGATATTAATTTATCGCCGTGTATTTCATGAGTTTGCGGTTATTGAACATGCTTGTAGCTTTATGAATTTGTATCTCTAACTTAGGCTGTTGTGGTACTTATGTGACTTTATACGTTGAATCAGATTGGTCCAGAACAGATAGAAGCATTGTATCAATATGCAAAATTTCAGTTTGAGTGCGGGAATTACTCAGGAGCTGCTGACTACTTATACCAGTACCGAGCCTTGTGCACCAATGCTGAAAGGAGTTTGAGTGCGTTATGGGGAAAACTAGCTGCTGAAATACTCATGCAGAATTGGGATATAGCCCTTGAAGAACTTAACCGTTTGAAAGATATAATAGACTCCAAGGTCATTTCGTGGTTACTATTAATAGTCATTTcattattgtttttattttttattttttatagaatTAATTAGATTATTCTTTCTGTCTATCAGAACTTTACCTCATCATTGAATCAAGTTCAAAGTAGGGTATGGCTGATGCATTGGAGTTTATTCATCTTCTTCAACCATGATAATGGCAGAACACTAATTATCGACTTGTTCAATCAGGACAAGTAATATTCCTTTGAGTTCAATCATCATATCACATGTGTTACATTTTTGCTGTTCATTATTGTTTAAATTGAAGTTATATCTGTTTGATAATGTTAATTATGAAATGTGTTTTGTAGGTACTTAAATGCCATTCAAACAAATGCTCCGCATTTGTTGCGTTACCTTGCTACTGCATTCATTGTTAACAAGAAGAGAAGGCCGCAGTTCAAAGAATTCATCAAAGTCATTCAGCAAGAGCAAAACTCTTTTGCAGATCCAATTACCGAGTTTTTGGCATGTGTTTACGTCAATTTTGACTTTGATGGAGCACAAAAGAAGATGAAAGAGTGCGAAGATGTAAGTTTCTGGCTTGTTTATTACTATttaatttatatgtatgaatttacTGATCTTCCAACATATCAAATGTTTTAGAAGCACATTGGTGGCTATTATATGTTAAttaataattgatattgatatttg
This genomic window from Rutidosis leptorrhynchoides isolate AG116_Rl617_1_P2 chromosome 2, CSIRO_AGI_Rlap_v1, whole genome shotgun sequence contains:
- the LOC139892061 gene encoding eukaryotic translation initiation factor 3 subunit E, encoding MAMAKYDLTPRIAPNLDRHLVFPLLEFTQERELYPNDQILAAKIELLNNTNMVDYAMDIHKSLYHTEDVPQDMVDRRIEVVARLKSLEEAAAPLVTFLQNPNSVEELRADKQYNLQMLNDRYQIGPEQIEALYQYAKFQFECGNYSGAADYLYQYRALCTNAERSLSALWGKLAAEILMQNWDIALEELNRLKDIIDSKNFTSSLNQVQSRVWLMHWSLFIFFNHDNGRTLIIDLFNQDKYLNAIQTNAPHLLRYLATAFIVNKKRRPQFKEFIKVIQQEQNSFADPITEFLACVYVNFDFDGAQKKMKECEDVILNDPFLGKRVEDSNYTVVPMKDEFLENARLFIFETYCRIHERIDMGVLAEKLNLNYEDAERWILNLIRTSKLDAKIDTQTGTVVMEPNHPNVYEQLIDHTKGLSGRTYKLVSQLMEHAQAQTAR